One stretch of Caloenas nicobarica isolate bCalNic1 chromosome 2, bCalNic1.hap1, whole genome shotgun sequence DNA includes these proteins:
- the NR1D2 gene encoding nuclear receptor subfamily 1 group D member 2 isoform X2, whose product MPLREEAAMEVSAGGVIAYISSSSSASSPASCHSESSDSGFQSSSSPVPSSPNSSSSESSCNGRSNEGSDGAPKSDRLEETIKTNQSSVAGLTKGHNGVTKFNGMVLLCKVCGDVASGFHYGVHACEGCKGFFRRSIQQNIQYKKCLKNNNCSIMRMNRNRCQQCRFKKCLSVGMSRDAVRFGRIPKREKQRMLIEMQSAMKTMMNSQFSGHLPNEALTEHQEQAPQEDLSSKPKQERETIKSPSPLPGTDMAKEEVIGMVTRAHKDTFMYNQEQSQNPAEMMQSQSGERMASNTEQYILSSEHCVSGFGGPQYPESEQHLGGQYKGRSTMHYPSGHAMCFTNGHCMNFTSGYTQRVCDRIPEDGFSPNKNTAYSCSTGGRMHLVCPMSKTPHVDPNKSGHEVWEEFSLSFTPAVKEVVEFAKRIPGFRDLSQHDQVNLLKAGTFELCRVGEKTRLSHQEITGSLKF is encoded by the exons aTGCCCCTGCGGGAGGAGGCCGCCATGGAAGTCAGCGCGG GGGGTGTGATAGCTTACATCAGCTCTTCAAGCTCGGCATCTAGCCCAGCCTCATGTCACAGCGAGAGCTCAGACAGCGGTTTCCAGTCGTCCTCTTCGCCTGTACCATCTTCTCCGAACAGCTCCTCCTCGGAAAGCAGCTGCAATGGACGGAGCAACGAGGGCTCTGACGGGGCACCGAAGAGCGATCGGCTGGAGGAgacaattaaaacaaaccagTCGAGTGTTGCTGGTTTGACAAAAGGCCATAATGGAGTCACAA AGTTTAATGGCATGGTTCTTCTTTGCAAAGTCTGTGGAGATGTCGCTTCAGGATTTCATTATGGTGTTCATGCCTGTGAGGGCTGCAAG GGTTTTTTCAGAAGAAGCATTCAACAAAACATCCAGTATAAGAAGTGCTTGAAGAATAACAACTGCTCTATAATGAGAATGAATAGGAACCGGTGCCAGCAGTGTCGTTTCAAAAAATGCCTGTCTGTTGGGATGTCAAGAGATG CTGTTCGATTTGGCCGTATTCCCAAACGTGAAAAACAGAGGATGCTGATTGAAATGCAGAGTGCCATGAAAACCATGATGAACAGTCAGTTCAGCGGTCACTTACCCAATGAAGCATTAACAGAACATCAAGAGCAAGCACCTCAAGAAGACCTTTCCTCCAAGCCCAAACAAGAGCGGGAAACCATCAAAAGCCCTTCTCCCCTTCCTGGCACTGACATGGCTAAGGAAGAAGTGATTGGTATGGTCACTAGGGCCCACAAAGACACTTTCATGTACAACCAAGAACAGTCTCAAAACCCAGCAGAGATGATGCAGTCCCAGAGCGGGGAGAGAATGGCAAGTAACACTGAGCAGTACATCTTGAGCAGCGAGCACTGTGTTAGCGGGTTTGGTGGCCCTCAGTATCCTGAAAGCGAGCAGCACCTTGGTGGACAGTACAAAGGGAGAAGCACAATGCATTATCCAAGCGGACATGCCATGTGTTTCACAAATGGCCACTGTATGAACTTCACCAGTGGTTATACTCAGCGAGTGTGTGATAGGATCCCAGAAGATGGCTTTTCTCCAAACAAGAATACCGCTTACTCGTGCAGCACTGGAGGAAGAATGCATCTG GTCTGCCCAATGAGTAAGACTCCCCACGTGGACCCAAACAAGTCTGGCCATGAAGTCTGGGAAGAGTTTTCCCTGAGTTTTACCCCTGCGGTgaaggaagtggtggagtttGCCAAGCGCATCCCAGGTTTCCGAGACCTCTCCCAGCATGACCAAGTTAATCTTCTGAAGGCGGGGACCTTTGAG TTGTGTAGGGTAGGTGAGAAGACACGACTGTCACACCAAGAGATTACAGGAAGTCTGAAGTTTTAA
- the NR1D2 gene encoding nuclear receptor subfamily 1 group D member 2 isoform X1 gives MPLREEAAMEVSAGGVIAYISSSSSASSPASCHSESSDSGFQSSSSPVPSSPNSSSSESSCNGRSNEGSDGAPKSDRLEETIKTNQSSVAGLTKGHNGVTKFNGMVLLCKVCGDVASGFHYGVHACEGCKGFFRRSIQQNIQYKKCLKNNNCSIMRMNRNRCQQCRFKKCLSVGMSRDAVRFGRIPKREKQRMLIEMQSAMKTMMNSQFSGHLPNEALTEHQEQAPQEDLSSKPKQERETIKSPSPLPGTDMAKEEVIGMVTRAHKDTFMYNQEQSQNPAEMMQSQSGERMASNTEQYILSSEHCVSGFGGPQYPESEQHLGGQYKGRSTMHYPSGHAMCFTNGHCMNFTSGYTQRVCDRIPEDGFSPNKNTAYSCSTGGRMHLVCPMSKTPHVDPNKSGHEVWEEFSLSFTPAVKEVVEFAKRIPGFRDLSQHDQVNLLKAGTFEVLMVRFASLFDAKERTVTFLSGKKYSVDDLHSMGAGDLLNSMFEFSEKLNALQLSDEEMSLFTAVVLVSADRSGIENVNSVEALQETLIRALRTLIMKNHPNEASIFTKLLLKLPDLRSLNNMHSEELLAFKVHP, from the exons aTGCCCCTGCGGGAGGAGGCCGCCATGGAAGTCAGCGCGG GGGGTGTGATAGCTTACATCAGCTCTTCAAGCTCGGCATCTAGCCCAGCCTCATGTCACAGCGAGAGCTCAGACAGCGGTTTCCAGTCGTCCTCTTCGCCTGTACCATCTTCTCCGAACAGCTCCTCCTCGGAAAGCAGCTGCAATGGACGGAGCAACGAGGGCTCTGACGGGGCACCGAAGAGCGATCGGCTGGAGGAgacaattaaaacaaaccagTCGAGTGTTGCTGGTTTGACAAAAGGCCATAATGGAGTCACAA AGTTTAATGGCATGGTTCTTCTTTGCAAAGTCTGTGGAGATGTCGCTTCAGGATTTCATTATGGTGTTCATGCCTGTGAGGGCTGCAAG GGTTTTTTCAGAAGAAGCATTCAACAAAACATCCAGTATAAGAAGTGCTTGAAGAATAACAACTGCTCTATAATGAGAATGAATAGGAACCGGTGCCAGCAGTGTCGTTTCAAAAAATGCCTGTCTGTTGGGATGTCAAGAGATG CTGTTCGATTTGGCCGTATTCCCAAACGTGAAAAACAGAGGATGCTGATTGAAATGCAGAGTGCCATGAAAACCATGATGAACAGTCAGTTCAGCGGTCACTTACCCAATGAAGCATTAACAGAACATCAAGAGCAAGCACCTCAAGAAGACCTTTCCTCCAAGCCCAAACAAGAGCGGGAAACCATCAAAAGCCCTTCTCCCCTTCCTGGCACTGACATGGCTAAGGAAGAAGTGATTGGTATGGTCACTAGGGCCCACAAAGACACTTTCATGTACAACCAAGAACAGTCTCAAAACCCAGCAGAGATGATGCAGTCCCAGAGCGGGGAGAGAATGGCAAGTAACACTGAGCAGTACATCTTGAGCAGCGAGCACTGTGTTAGCGGGTTTGGTGGCCCTCAGTATCCTGAAAGCGAGCAGCACCTTGGTGGACAGTACAAAGGGAGAAGCACAATGCATTATCCAAGCGGACATGCCATGTGTTTCACAAATGGCCACTGTATGAACTTCACCAGTGGTTATACTCAGCGAGTGTGTGATAGGATCCCAGAAGATGGCTTTTCTCCAAACAAGAATACCGCTTACTCGTGCAGCACTGGAGGAAGAATGCATCTG GTCTGCCCAATGAGTAAGACTCCCCACGTGGACCCAAACAAGTCTGGCCATGAAGTCTGGGAAGAGTTTTCCCTGAGTTTTACCCCTGCGGTgaaggaagtggtggagtttGCCAAGCGCATCCCAGGTTTCCGAGACCTCTCCCAGCATGACCAAGTTAATCTTCTGAAGGCGGGGACCTTTGAG gTTTTAATGGTACGGTTTGCATCTTTGTTTGATGCAAAGGAACGTACTGTCACCTTCCTTAGTGGAAAGAAGTACAGCGTGGATGACTTGCATTCAATGGGAGCTGGTGATCTGCTCAACTCAATGTTTGAATTCAGTGAGAAACTAAATGCCCTGCAACTTAGTGATGAGGAAATGAGTTTGTTTACAGCGGTTGTCCTGGTATCTGCTG ATCGCTCTGGAATAGAAAATGTCAATTCTGTGGAGGCACTTCAGGAAACACTAATCCGTGCATTAAGGAccttaataatgaaaaatcacCCAAATGAAGCCTCTATTTTCACGAAACTTCTTTTGAAATTACCTGACTTGCGTTCCTTAAACAACATGCACTCTGAAGAACTGTTGGCCTTTAAAGTTCACCCATAG